One window of the Anaeromyxobacter dehalogenans 2CP-C genome contains the following:
- a CDS encoding response regulator transcription factor, translating into MAPEPSPLRILVAEDDPAVARLYTAYAQSRGHTVLVAHDGAEAFSAAADQGPDLILLDVAMPKVDGRDALRRLKADPRTQGIPVLVISAHGSDQNLRELMLGLGAWDVMEKPVDLQIAFNKAERLARR; encoded by the coding sequence ATGGCCCCCGAACCCTCCCCGCTCCGCATCCTGGTCGCCGAGGACGATCCCGCCGTGGCCCGGCTGTACACCGCCTACGCGCAGAGCCGCGGCCACACCGTCCTCGTCGCCCACGACGGCGCCGAGGCGTTCAGCGCGGCGGCCGACCAGGGGCCCGACCTCATCCTGCTCGACGTGGCCATGCCGAAGGTGGACGGCCGCGACGCGCTCCGCCGCCTGAAGGCCGACCCGCGGACCCAGGGCATCCCCGTCCTCGTGATCAGCGCGCACGGGTCCGACCAGAACCTCCGCGAGCTGATGCTCGGGCTCGGCGCCTGGGACGTGATGGAGAAGCCGGTGGATCTCCAGATCGCGTTCAACAAGGCCGAGCGGCTGGCGCGCCGCTGA
- a CDS encoding M16 family metallopeptidase, translated as MIASPLLVAALLTAAPAAAAPPPGDAPEIPYTMFTLGNGLTVILHEDHTAPLVGVHVQYDVGSKDERPGRTGFAHLFEHLMFQGSAHLPKGEADRLVDAAGGEANGGTSPDSTVYWEQVPSGALEQMLFIEADRMGWMFPTLTQEKLDNQRDVVRNERRQSYEMQPYGLVFEKLLANLWDPQFPYHWQTIGTHEDLEAATLADVKQFFERWYGPENAVLAIAGDIDPARTRALVEKWFGPIPGKARPAHQAPAPKPLTAEQRVSMDDRVQLPRLYLAWQTPRVFAPGDAALDVLSSVLSDGKSARLVKRLVMDEQIAQGVSAGQMSQALASMYLVVATPKPGIPLERLEREIDEELARIAREPPSAEEVQRAKNKIEAGAVFGLEPVGGFGGRAASLAGYYVRTGDPGYLAKDLARYRAVTPADVSEAARRFLRKDARVVLTVHPRPAAAGAAAGSAR; from the coding sequence ATGATCGCGAGCCCGCTCCTCGTCGCAGCGCTCCTCACCGCAGCGCCCGCGGCCGCCGCCCCGCCGCCCGGCGACGCGCCGGAGATCCCGTACACGATGTTCACCCTCGGGAACGGCCTCACCGTGATCCTGCACGAGGATCACACCGCCCCGCTCGTCGGCGTCCACGTTCAGTACGACGTCGGCTCGAAGGACGAGCGGCCCGGCCGCACCGGCTTCGCGCACCTGTTCGAGCACCTCATGTTCCAGGGCAGCGCCCACCTGCCCAAGGGCGAGGCCGACCGGCTGGTGGACGCGGCCGGCGGCGAGGCGAACGGCGGCACCAGCCCGGACAGCACCGTGTACTGGGAGCAGGTGCCCTCCGGCGCGCTCGAGCAGATGCTGTTCATCGAGGCCGACCGGATGGGCTGGATGTTCCCCACGCTCACCCAGGAGAAGCTCGACAACCAGCGCGACGTGGTGCGGAACGAGCGGCGGCAGTCCTACGAGATGCAGCCGTACGGGCTCGTGTTCGAGAAGCTCCTCGCGAACCTGTGGGACCCGCAGTTCCCCTACCACTGGCAGACCATCGGCACGCACGAGGACCTCGAGGCCGCCACGCTCGCCGACGTGAAGCAGTTCTTCGAGCGCTGGTACGGGCCGGAGAACGCCGTGCTCGCCATCGCCGGCGACATCGACCCGGCGCGGACGCGGGCGCTGGTGGAGAAGTGGTTCGGGCCCATCCCGGGGAAGGCCCGGCCCGCGCACCAGGCGCCGGCGCCGAAGCCGCTGACGGCGGAGCAGCGCGTCTCCATGGACGACCGGGTGCAGCTCCCCCGCCTCTACCTCGCCTGGCAGACGCCGCGGGTGTTCGCGCCGGGCGACGCGGCGCTGGACGTGCTCTCGAGCGTGCTCTCCGACGGGAAGAGCGCGCGCCTGGTGAAGCGGCTGGTGATGGACGAGCAGATCGCGCAGGGCGTCTCGGCCGGGCAGATGAGCCAGGCGCTCGCGAGCATGTACCTCGTGGTCGCGACGCCGAAGCCCGGCATCCCGCTGGAGCGGCTGGAGCGCGAGATCGACGAGGAGCTGGCGCGGATCGCGCGGGAGCCGCCCTCGGCCGAGGAGGTGCAGCGCGCCAAGAACAAGATCGAGGCCGGCGCGGTGTTCGGCCTCGAGCCGGTGGGCGGCTTCGGCGGGCGCGCCGCCTCGCTGGCCGGCTACTACGTGCGGACCGGCGACCCCGGGTACCTGGCGAAGGACCTGGCCCGCTACCGGGCCGTGACGCCCGCCGACGTCTCCGAGGCGGCCCGCCGCTTCCTGCGCAAGGACGCGCGCGTGGTCCTCACCGTCCACCCCAGGCCGGCCGCCGCCGGCGCCGCCGCCGGGAGCGCCCGATGA
- a CDS encoding M16 family metallopeptidase, translating into MTRSLRLLPVLLAAALGCAGSRPAPAPAAPPAAPPQAAAAPAGADRSQLPALGAAPELHLPQQRHFALANGLRVRLVEHRRLPIVALNLVVRAGAVNDPARLPGLASFTASMLTEGGTRTRTATRLSDEVGFLGASLGAGAGQDAASLSGSSLSRHLPKLLDLFADVAMNPAFRAKDFARVQDQRKVTLLQQRDQPATIAGKAFLKAYWGEGHPYGHYVLGDEASVAATRPADLAGFHARFWRPANAELVVVGDVSEAELRPLLERTLGRWPAGTAAAAPRAPAPAAPHVTLLLDKPDAPQTLVMLGMPGLARASPDYVAATVAFQVLGGGMSSRLFRTLREEKGYTYGMGAGADARRLGGVSIVHGNVKAEVTGAALGDLLGEIRKLREQPVGDAELADARNALVRSLPADFATVGGIAGRVAELVIHGLPDDYWNGYADAVRNVGSADVQRIAERYLDPARATLVLVGTPAAVRPQLEGLAIGKVEVRPVPGATPVRAPPRSPRVRTQRAPATSPAP; encoded by the coding sequence ATGACGCGCAGCCTCCGCCTCCTCCCCGTCCTCCTCGCCGCCGCCCTCGGCTGCGCCGGCTCGCGGCCGGCCCCCGCGCCCGCGGCGCCCCCCGCCGCGCCGCCGCAGGCCGCCGCCGCGCCCGCCGGCGCGGATCGCAGCCAGCTCCCGGCCCTCGGCGCCGCGCCCGAGCTGCACCTCCCGCAGCAGCGCCACTTCGCGCTCGCGAACGGGCTGCGGGTGCGGCTGGTCGAGCACCGGCGCCTGCCCATCGTGGCGCTCAACCTGGTGGTGCGCGCCGGCGCGGTGAACGACCCGGCGCGCCTGCCGGGCCTGGCGAGCTTCACCGCCAGCATGCTCACCGAGGGCGGCACCCGCACCCGCACCGCCACGCGGCTCTCGGACGAGGTCGGCTTCCTGGGCGCCTCGCTCGGCGCCGGGGCCGGCCAGGACGCGGCCTCGCTCTCCGGCTCGTCGCTCTCGCGGCACCTCCCGAAGCTGCTCGACCTGTTCGCCGACGTGGCCATGAACCCGGCGTTCCGCGCGAAGGACTTCGCGCGCGTCCAGGACCAGCGCAAGGTGACGCTGCTCCAGCAGCGGGACCAGCCGGCCACCATCGCGGGCAAGGCGTTCCTGAAGGCGTACTGGGGTGAGGGCCACCCCTACGGCCACTACGTGCTCGGCGACGAGGCGTCGGTGGCGGCCACCCGGCCCGCCGACCTGGCCGGGTTCCACGCGCGCTTCTGGCGGCCCGCCAACGCCGAGCTGGTGGTGGTGGGCGACGTCTCAGAGGCCGAGCTGCGGCCGCTCCTCGAGCGGACGCTCGGGAGGTGGCCGGCGGGCACCGCCGCGGCGGCCCCCCGCGCGCCCGCGCCGGCCGCGCCGCACGTCACGCTGCTGCTCGACAAGCCGGACGCGCCCCAGACGCTGGTGATGCTGGGCATGCCCGGGCTGGCGCGCGCCTCGCCGGACTACGTCGCGGCCACGGTGGCGTTCCAGGTGCTGGGCGGCGGCATGTCGTCGCGGCTGTTCCGCACGCTCCGCGAGGAGAAGGGCTACACCTACGGCATGGGCGCCGGCGCCGACGCGCGCCGCCTGGGCGGCGTGAGCATCGTGCACGGCAACGTGAAGGCCGAGGTGACCGGCGCCGCGCTGGGCGACCTCCTCGGCGAGATCCGCAAGCTGCGCGAGCAGCCGGTCGGCGACGCGGAGCTGGCCGACGCGCGGAACGCGCTCGTCCGCTCGCTCCCGGCCGACTTCGCCACCGTGGGCGGCATCGCCGGCCGCGTCGCCGAGCTCGTGATCCACGGCCTCCCCGACGACTACTGGAACGGCTACGCCGACGCGGTCCGGAACGTCGGCTCGGCCGACGTGCAGCGGATCGCCGAGCGCTACCTCGACCCCGCGCGCGCCACGCTGGTGCTGGTGGGCACGCCGGCCGCGGTCCGGCCGCAGCTCGAGGGGCTCGCCATCGGCAAGGTCGAGGTCCGGCCGGTGCCCGGCGCCACGCCGGTGCGCGCGCCGCCGCGGAGCCCGCGGGTGCGCACGCAGCGGGCGCCTGCCACGTCGCCCGCGCCCTAG
- a CDS encoding PD-(D/E)XK nuclease family protein: MADLQNEFSWSKSRHEKFAECRRAYFYAYYGSWGGWEAAHGTPVRELYVLKKLSSRWQWAGSVVHGALKQMLSAARVSGTFWPAEKLLDRTRRKARAEWAASRDKSYWREASRITGLVEHEYGEPVSDADWKRLFEQVVDGGLRGFYASEALEAIRATPRDRWLSVDELDAWDFEGTKIWVAVDFAYRDAEGRVQILDWKTGRERTVDHTQLGIYSLYAQRKWGAAPDAVVGGLVYLAAPEDGGAGRVSVAVDPAALATCQDQMRGSIAAMRAALADPARNVAVEDAFPRPDDRVACRRCPFRRPCGRL; the protein is encoded by the coding sequence ATGGCCGATCTGCAGAACGAGTTCTCCTGGTCGAAGTCGCGCCACGAGAAGTTCGCCGAGTGCCGGCGCGCGTACTTCTACGCCTACTACGGGAGCTGGGGCGGCTGGGAGGCCGCGCACGGCACCCCGGTGCGCGAGCTGTACGTCCTGAAGAAGCTCTCCTCCCGCTGGCAGTGGGCGGGCTCGGTGGTGCACGGCGCGCTGAAGCAGATGCTCTCGGCGGCGCGGGTGAGCGGGACGTTCTGGCCGGCGGAGAAGCTGCTCGACCGCACCCGCCGCAAGGCGCGCGCCGAGTGGGCCGCCTCGCGCGACAAGTCCTACTGGCGCGAGGCCTCGCGCATCACCGGCCTGGTCGAGCACGAGTACGGCGAGCCGGTCTCCGACGCGGACTGGAAGCGGCTGTTCGAGCAGGTGGTGGACGGCGGGCTCCGCGGCTTCTACGCGAGCGAGGCGCTCGAGGCGATCCGCGCCACGCCGCGCGACCGCTGGCTGTCGGTGGACGAGCTCGACGCCTGGGACTTCGAGGGCACGAAGATCTGGGTGGCGGTGGACTTCGCCTACCGCGACGCCGAGGGCCGGGTCCAGATCCTCGACTGGAAGACCGGCCGCGAGCGGACGGTGGACCACACCCAGCTCGGCATCTACTCGCTCTACGCGCAGCGGAAGTGGGGCGCCGCGCCGGACGCGGTGGTGGGCGGGCTCGTCTACCTGGCCGCGCCGGAGGACGGCGGCGCCGGCCGCGTCTCGGTGGCGGTGGATCCGGCCGCGCTCGCGACCTGCCAGGACCAGATGCGGGGCTCCATCGCCGCCATGCGCGCGGCGCTCGCCGACCCGGCCCGCAACGTGGCGGTGGAGGACGCGTTCCCGCGGCCCGACGACCGGGTCGCCTGCCGCCGCTGCCCGTTCCGCCGCCCCTGCGGGCGGCTCTAG
- a CDS encoding GNAT family N-acetyltransferase, producing the protein MRAAVRGVADGALPARLRAAWGSLPPLYHLWAMSAGGERYLVAERGGRVAGYAAWRGAELTAVFVRPSAGGRGVGAALVAAVERRARRDGVRALRVLAAAPAIGFYARLGFRPGRAARAPLPGGLGLPARWMRKPLATG; encoded by the coding sequence ATGCGCGCGGCGGTGCGGGGGGTCGCCGACGGCGCGCTCCCGGCCCGCCTGCGCGCCGCGTGGGGCTCGCTCCCGCCGCTCTATCACCTGTGGGCCATGAGCGCGGGCGGCGAGCGCTACCTCGTGGCCGAGCGCGGCGGCCGGGTGGCCGGGTACGCCGCCTGGCGCGGGGCGGAGCTGACGGCGGTGTTCGTCCGGCCCTCCGCGGGCGGCCGCGGGGTGGGCGCGGCGCTCGTCGCCGCGGTGGAGCGGCGGGCCCGGAGGGACGGGGTCCGGGCGCTGCGCGTGCTCGCGGCCGCGCCCGCGATCGGCTTCTACGCCCGGCTCGGGTTCCGCCCCGGCCGCGCCGCGCGCGCGCCGCTCCCGGGCGGCCTCGGGCTGCCCGCGCGCTGGATGCGCAAGCCGCTCGCGACGGGCTAG
- a CDS encoding sigma-54-dependent transcriptional regulator: MASAKKPSLMVIDDLDSARQMMKRTLARSYDVYDFPSVAEAVPAVERADFDCIVTDLRMPGIDGIEGLRRFQAKVPEIPVILVTAFATVETAVEAMKAGAFDYLKKPFEPEELELVVARAVEHARVKKENARLRSALAGQFSVHGIVGKSQSMKDLVSMLERIAPSDVPILIEGESGTGKDLLARAAHALSSRAQGPYVALNMSAIPENLAESELFGHEKGAFTGADQPRAGFFAEAEGGTLFLDEIGLLPPALQPKLLRVLQDGEFIPVGSRKARKANVRVVAATNEDLQRRVKEGKFREDLWFRLRVVPLRLPPLRERREDIPLLVEHLVQKHALRLSRPPLQPDADAMRALLDHAWPGNIRELEHAIERGLLLARGEAITLADLPPELTPPADAAGGADEGRYRRARDAWEKRFLEDVLREAGGQVARAAELSGLHRSTFYEKLARHGLADKDAKP; this comes from the coding sequence ATGGCGAGCGCGAAGAAGCCTAGCCTGATGGTCATCGACGACCTGGACAGCGCGCGCCAGATGATGAAGCGCACGCTGGCCCGCTCCTACGACGTCTACGACTTCCCCTCGGTGGCGGAGGCGGTGCCGGCGGTGGAGCGCGCCGACTTCGACTGCATCGTCACCGACCTGCGGATGCCCGGCATCGACGGCATCGAGGGGCTGCGCCGCTTCCAGGCGAAGGTGCCGGAGATCCCGGTCATCCTCGTCACCGCGTTCGCCACGGTGGAGACCGCGGTCGAGGCGATGAAGGCGGGCGCGTTCGACTACCTGAAGAAGCCGTTCGAGCCGGAGGAGCTGGAGCTGGTGGTGGCGCGGGCGGTGGAGCACGCGCGGGTGAAGAAGGAGAACGCCCGGCTCCGCTCGGCGCTCGCCGGGCAGTTCAGCGTGCACGGGATCGTGGGCAAGTCGCAGTCCATGAAGGACCTGGTCTCGATGCTGGAGCGCATCGCGCCGTCCGACGTGCCCATCCTCATCGAGGGCGAGTCCGGCACCGGCAAGGACCTGCTCGCCCGCGCCGCCCACGCGCTCTCCTCGCGCGCGCAGGGGCCGTACGTCGCGCTCAACATGAGCGCCATCCCGGAGAACCTGGCCGAGTCGGAGCTGTTCGGCCACGAGAAGGGCGCGTTCACCGGCGCCGACCAGCCGCGGGCCGGGTTCTTCGCCGAGGCGGAGGGCGGCACGCTGTTCCTCGACGAGATCGGCCTGTTGCCCCCGGCGCTCCAGCCGAAGCTGCTGCGCGTGCTGCAGGACGGCGAGTTCATCCCGGTGGGCAGCCGCAAGGCGCGCAAGGCGAACGTGCGGGTGGTGGCGGCCACCAACGAGGACCTGCAGCGGCGCGTGAAGGAGGGGAAGTTCCGCGAGGACCTCTGGTTCCGGCTCCGCGTCGTCCCGCTGCGCCTGCCCCCGCTCCGCGAGCGGCGCGAGGACATCCCGCTGCTCGTCGAGCACCTCGTCCAGAAGCACGCGCTGCGGCTCTCGCGCCCGCCGCTCCAGCCCGACGCCGACGCCATGCGGGCGCTCCTCGACCACGCCTGGCCCGGCAACATCCGCGAGCTGGAGCACGCCATCGAGCGCGGGCTGCTGCTCGCGCGCGGCGAGGCCATCACGCTCGCCGACCTGCCGCCGGAGCTCACCCCGCCCGCCGACGCGGCCGGCGGCGCCGACGAGGGGCGCTACCGGCGCGCCCGCGACGCCTGGGAGAAGCGCTTCCTCGAGGACGTGCTGCGCGAGGCGGGCGGGCAGGTGGCGCGGGCCGCCGAGCTCTCCGGCCTGCACCGCTCCACGTTCTACGAGAAGCTCGCGCGCCACGGGCTCGCCGACAAGGACGCGAAGCCCTGA
- a CDS encoding two-component system sensor histidine kinase NtrB, with protein MTLRLKLFVLIAGVIIFAMSGVTAVALWRELVRGQELLLREGVALASTTATGASHWVREGGVDPGGPEALPALLERLVSSAPLDRAWIVDSAGKVLACVSRTGEPCPDGVPPTEFQAADWPLQTLSRLVRPEGIVASAPIVRAGAVVGAVRVDFTHEEVVGAARDLAWGAAAVAAFWIALGHLLAAIFIRQVTQPLVSLASAAESLAEERGVRLEEPEDRELVDLVRAFNHMSARLDERRAENQRLIAELEERVAQKTREVLRADRLATLGGIAAGFAHELGNSLNVIRGYAAVTSRELPDDSPHRSDVEAIRREVTRAAGLIERFLVFARARTVHPLVQPVEPILREAVEVLGPAAAHAKVERAVEVEPGLPELLADAELLRQAFLNLGVNAVQAMQDRGGKLTVRALREPGGLVVEFQDTGPGIDPDAAAHVFEPFFTTKATGTGLGLAIVRQAAEAHGGTVEVAGAPGAGATFRVHLPAAEAGAAADAAAGGAG; from the coding sequence ATGACGCTGCGCCTCAAGCTGTTCGTGCTCATCGCCGGCGTGATCATCTTCGCCATGTCCGGCGTGACCGCGGTGGCGCTCTGGCGCGAGCTGGTGCGCGGGCAGGAGCTCCTGCTCCGCGAGGGCGTGGCGCTCGCCTCGACCACCGCCACCGGCGCCTCGCACTGGGTGCGCGAGGGCGGGGTGGACCCGGGCGGCCCGGAGGCGCTGCCGGCGCTCCTCGAGCGGCTGGTCTCCTCCGCCCCGCTCGACCGCGCCTGGATCGTGGACTCCGCCGGCAAGGTGCTCGCGTGCGTGTCGCGGACCGGCGAGCCCTGCCCCGACGGCGTGCCGCCGACCGAGTTCCAGGCGGCGGACTGGCCGCTGCAGACGCTCTCGCGCCTGGTGCGGCCGGAGGGCATCGTCGCCTCCGCGCCCATCGTGCGCGCCGGCGCGGTGGTGGGCGCGGTGCGGGTGGACTTCACGCACGAGGAGGTGGTGGGCGCCGCCCGCGACCTCGCCTGGGGCGCGGCGGCGGTGGCGGCGTTCTGGATCGCGCTCGGGCACCTGCTCGCGGCCATCTTCATCCGCCAGGTGACGCAGCCGCTCGTCTCGCTCGCCAGCGCGGCCGAGTCGCTCGCCGAGGAGCGCGGCGTCCGCCTGGAGGAGCCCGAGGACCGGGAGCTGGTGGACCTCGTCCGCGCCTTCAACCACATGTCCGCCCGGCTCGACGAGCGGCGCGCCGAGAACCAGCGGCTCATCGCCGAGCTGGAGGAGCGCGTGGCGCAGAAGACCCGCGAGGTGCTGCGCGCCGACCGGCTGGCCACGCTGGGCGGCATCGCGGCCGGGTTCGCGCACGAGCTCGGCAACTCGCTGAACGTCATCCGCGGCTACGCCGCGGTCACCTCGCGCGAGCTGCCCGACGACTCGCCGCACCGCTCCGACGTGGAGGCGATCCGCCGCGAGGTGACCCGGGCCGCCGGGCTCATCGAGCGCTTCCTGGTGTTCGCGCGGGCGCGCACGGTCCACCCGCTGGTGCAGCCGGTCGAGCCCATCCTGCGCGAGGCGGTGGAGGTGCTCGGCCCGGCCGCGGCGCACGCGAAGGTGGAGCGCGCGGTGGAGGTCGAGCCCGGCCTGCCCGAGCTGCTCGCGGACGCGGAGCTGCTCCGGCAGGCCTTCCTCAACCTGGGCGTGAACGCGGTGCAGGCCATGCAGGACCGCGGCGGGAAGCTCACCGTCCGGGCGCTGCGCGAGCCGGGCGGCCTGGTGGTCGAGTTCCAGGACACCGGCCCCGGCATCGACCCCGACGCGGCCGCGCACGTGTTCGAGCCGTTCTTCACCACCAAGGCGACCGGGACGGGCCTCGGCCTCGCCATCGTGCGCCAGGCCGCCGAGGCGCACGGCGGCACGGTGGAGGTGGCCGGGGCGCCCGGCGCCGGCGCCACGTTCCGGGTCCACCTGCCGGCCGCCGAGGCCGGCGCCGCCGCGGACGCCGCGGCCGGAGGCGCGGGGTAG
- a CDS encoding cytochrome c3 family protein, giving the protein MRLSRNAKTVLAGLAALALVGLVAGFLRFKEFVDEDPRLCATCHRASPEFALWMGGTHRSVSCQRCHHSTPEQGLAMLRAFLAGQKPKGKHAEVEVGACAECHFSHDPRWPQVGNSRGHRIHYQERGIACVRCHAASMHGFEPVAKKCEECHPKHAVGVEKMAALHCFACHEFLGSEQGLRPTRRDCMRCHTAQGIHAPMNEHGADHGAPMEMSCSACHRPHRPEGQTLAACAECHGDDKMAKGGLHTHRGHRACLECHKPHTWTAEQADCLRCHPSGKAHAEGTACTTCHAFVGAPLPSFPTEDGGVR; this is encoded by the coding sequence ATGCGCCTCTCGAGGAACGCGAAGACGGTCCTGGCAGGGCTCGCCGCGCTGGCGCTCGTCGGGCTCGTGGCGGGGTTCCTGCGCTTCAAGGAGTTCGTGGACGAGGACCCGCGCCTGTGCGCCACCTGCCACCGCGCCAGCCCCGAGTTCGCGCTGTGGATGGGCGGGACGCACCGGAGCGTCTCCTGCCAGCGCTGCCACCACTCCACGCCGGAGCAGGGCCTCGCCATGCTGCGCGCGTTCCTGGCCGGCCAGAAGCCCAAGGGGAAGCACGCCGAGGTGGAGGTGGGCGCCTGCGCGGAGTGCCACTTCTCCCACGACCCGCGCTGGCCGCAGGTGGGCAACTCGCGCGGCCACCGCATCCACTACCAGGAGCGCGGCATCGCCTGCGTGCGCTGCCACGCGGCCTCCATGCACGGCTTCGAGCCGGTGGCGAAGAAGTGCGAGGAGTGCCACCCGAAGCACGCGGTGGGCGTCGAGAAGATGGCCGCGCTGCACTGCTTCGCCTGCCACGAGTTCCTGGGCAGCGAGCAGGGCCTGCGCCCCACCCGCCGCGACTGCATGCGCTGCCACACCGCGCAGGGCATCCACGCGCCCATGAACGAGCACGGGGCGGACCACGGCGCGCCCATGGAGATGAGCTGCAGCGCCTGCCACCGCCCGCACCGGCCCGAGGGCCAGACGCTGGCGGCCTGCGCCGAGTGCCACGGCGACGACAAGATGGCGAAGGGCGGCCTGCACACGCACCGCGGCCACCGCGCCTGCCTCGAGTGCCACAAGCCGCACACCTGGACCGCCGAGCAGGCCGACTGCCTGCGCTGCCATCCGTCGGGCAAGGCCCACGCCGAGGGCACCGCCTGCACCACCTGCCACGCGTTCGTGGGCGCCCCGCTGCCCTCCTTCCCGACCGAGGACGGGGGCGTGCGATGA
- a CDS encoding cytochrome b/b6 domain-containing protein: MRATLLAIALLLSTAARAEEAKPAPKLPADAESCLMCHDKGGGAPEVDFKAFPGSVHGQAEVGCTDCHAGYKEGPHEGELPALSAAEQATVARLAKGAWGEGEAKHGVTAPRAYLACQSCHTTEAEAFAKSVHGKWLAQDTKAPGATCASCHGSPHALPAKLAEYAPKDGKRVPVPADRREMTKRCEACHGNEAFAEAAGLDPEAVITYHDSIHGRLTRVGNAAAPTCVSCHAAAPDAGGTHAILSKTDPASTVSAANKKQACARCHAGATDTFAGLVAHKPLHETGGSVIPHLVHVAFSWLTTLTLLFFAFHVLVDFVYELRSRLAKKAGHGPSADAVRSVIRFDIHQRIQHWFMLSGVILLGITGWPLRGAGDAEAATYSRAFMKVFGGAEGAATWHRVGAVLIIISAAYHLFYLTFLASKKRLPLSMLPVPKDALDMRDNILFMMGVKKERPKFDRYMYLEKFDYWAVFWGIVMMVGTGFIFWFPVWFASWAPGWLITAAQIIHGEEATLAILFLFTVHFYNVHLKPSIFPMNWAWLNGRISVEAMKHEHPLEYDRLKDDL, translated from the coding sequence ATGCGAGCCACCCTCCTTGCCATTGCCCTCCTCCTCTCGACCGCCGCCCGCGCCGAGGAGGCGAAGCCCGCCCCGAAGCTGCCGGCCGACGCCGAGTCCTGCCTCATGTGCCACGACAAGGGCGGCGGCGCGCCCGAGGTGGACTTCAAGGCCTTCCCCGGCTCGGTCCACGGCCAGGCCGAGGTGGGCTGCACCGACTGCCACGCCGGCTACAAGGAGGGCCCGCACGAGGGCGAGCTGCCCGCGCTCTCCGCCGCCGAGCAGGCCACCGTGGCGCGCCTGGCGAAGGGCGCCTGGGGCGAGGGCGAGGCGAAGCACGGCGTGACCGCGCCGCGCGCCTACCTCGCCTGCCAGAGCTGCCACACGACCGAGGCCGAGGCGTTCGCGAAGTCGGTGCACGGCAAGTGGCTCGCGCAGGACACCAAGGCGCCGGGCGCGACCTGCGCCTCCTGCCACGGCTCCCCGCACGCGCTCCCGGCGAAGCTCGCCGAGTACGCGCCGAAGGACGGCAAGCGCGTGCCGGTGCCGGCCGACCGCCGCGAGATGACGAAGCGCTGCGAGGCCTGCCACGGGAACGAGGCGTTCGCCGAGGCCGCCGGGCTCGACCCCGAGGCGGTCATCACCTACCACGACTCGATCCACGGCCGGCTGACGCGGGTGGGCAACGCGGCGGCGCCGACCTGCGTGAGCTGCCACGCGGCCGCGCCCGACGCGGGCGGCACGCACGCCATCCTGTCGAAGACCGATCCCGCGTCCACGGTGAGCGCGGCGAACAAGAAGCAGGCCTGCGCCCGCTGCCACGCCGGCGCGACCGACACGTTCGCCGGCCTGGTGGCGCACAAGCCGCTGCACGAGACCGGCGGGAGCGTCATCCCGCACCTCGTCCACGTGGCGTTCTCCTGGCTCACCACGCTGACGCTGCTGTTCTTCGCGTTCCACGTGCTGGTGGACTTCGTCTACGAGCTGCGCAGCCGGCTCGCGAAGAAGGCCGGCCACGGCCCGAGCGCGGACGCGGTCCGCTCGGTCATCCGCTTCGACATCCACCAGCGCATCCAGCACTGGTTCATGCTCTCGGGCGTCATCCTGCTCGGCATCACCGGCTGGCCGCTGCGCGGCGCCGGCGACGCCGAGGCGGCCACCTACTCGCGCGCGTTCATGAAGGTGTTCGGCGGCGCCGAGGGCGCGGCCACCTGGCACCGGGTCGGCGCGGTCCTCATCATCATCTCGGCCGCCTACCACCTGTTCTACCTGACGTTCCTCGCCTCCAAGAAGCGGCTGCCGCTGTCGATGCTCCCCGTCCCGAAGGACGCGCTCGACATGCGCGACAACATCCTCTTCATGATGGGCGTGAAGAAGGAGCGGCCGAAGTTCGACCGGTACATGTACCTGGAGAAGTTCGACTACTGGGCCGTGTTCTGGGGCATCGTGATGATGGTCGGCACCGGGTTCATCTTCTGGTTCCCGGTCTGGTTCGCGAGCTGGGCGCCGGGCTGGCTCATCACCGCCGCGCAGATCATCCACGGCGAGGAGGCGACGCTCGCCATCCTGTTCCTCTTCACGGTCCACTTCTACAACGTGCACCTGAAGCCCTCGATCTTCCCGATGAACTGGGCCTGGCTGAACGGGCGCATCTCGGTCGAGGCGATGAAGCACGAGCATCCGCTGGAGTACGACCGGCTGAAGGACGACCTGTAG